A single window of Nicotiana tomentosiformis chromosome 1, ASM39032v3, whole genome shotgun sequence DNA harbors:
- the LOC138905880 gene encoding uncharacterized protein: MIRVPPNELNATSASWPFSAWGMDVNSPIEPAASNGHRFILVAIDYFTKWVEDAPYKAVTKKVIADFVRDHIHAGPQMNGDVEAANKNIKKILRKMVDNHKQWHEKLPFALLGYRTTIRTSTGATPYLLVYGTEVVIPAEVEIPSLRIIQEAELSDAE; the protein is encoded by the exons atgatacgagtgccaccgaatgaactcaatgcaacaagtgcatcttggcctttctccgcttgggggatggatgtcaACAGTCCAATCGAACCGGCCGCTTCAAATGGacacaggttcattctagtggccatagactatttcacaaaatgggttgaagatgcaccttacaaggctgtaactaagaaggtcatcGCAGATTTTGTCAGGGATCATATT CATGCAGGCCCGCAAATGAATGGAGATGTGGAAGctgccaataagaacatcaagaagatattgaggaagatggtagataatcacaaacaatggcatgagaagttaccatttgctctacttggatatcgtaccacaattcgcacatcaaccggggcaactcccTATTTGTTAGTCTATGGAACTGAAGTTGTTATTCCTGCtgaagtagaaattccttctttgagaatcatacaagaggctgaactcagtgatgcagaatag